From the genome of Planctomycetota bacterium:
GGCACGGCGTACATCGACGCTTCGGTGCGGTGACACGTGCCGAACGCATCGTTGCAGTACGCGTCGCCGAACCCGGCCAGCGTGCTGACATACGCCGCGTCATCGCCCTTCTTCTCCCCCGCGTTGAAGCGCACGTTCTCGAGCACGAGCACTTCGCCGGCCTTGAGCGAGGCGACCTGCTTCTTCGCATCGTCGCCGACCGTGTCGGCAGCGAACTTGACGGCCTTGCCGAGCAGGTCCGTGAGGCGGACGGCGGTGGGCGCCAGCGAGAACTCGGGCTCGGGGCCTTTGCCCTTGGGCCGGCCGAGGTGGCTCATCAGCACGGCCTTCCCGCCGCGCTCGATCACGCTCTGAATCGACGGCATCGCCATGCGGATGCGGCGGTCGTCGGTGATGTTCCGGTTGTCATCGAGCGGCACATTGAAATCGACGCGCATCAGCACGGTTTTCCCGGCCAGGTTCACGTCAGCGATGGTCTTCTTGGCCATGTCAAAAGCTCCGTAAGAATGAGCGGAATACTGTACGACCCCCGGAAGCTTGTTGCAACGCGGGGGGCGGCGGACGCGCCGCTCGTTGAGCGGCGGCTATTGTAGAATTGCGATATGAAGACTTTCACCGTTTCAACACGCTCGCGCGACCAGATGGTCCAGATCACCGACCGCGTCCGGCGGATCGTCGCGGAGGCGGGCGTCACTGATGGAACCGTCATCGTTTACGTGCCGCACACCACGGCCGGCGTGACGATCAACGAGAACGCCGACCCGGATGTGGTGCACGATTTTCTGAAGCAGCTTGATGTGATGGTGCCGTGGCGCCAGCCGTTTTATCAGCATGGGGAGGGCAACAGCGCGTCGCATGTCAAGGCGTCGATGATGGGTTCGAGCGTGACGGTGCTGATCGACGGCGGGGAGCTGGTGCTGGGCACATGGCAGGGGATTTGGTTTTGCGAGTTTGACGGCCCGCGGGAGCGGAAGGTGCATGTCAAGGTTGGGGCGGGATGAGCGAGCAGCGGCGAGATCGGATGGTGGTGATCGTCGGGCCGACGGCGGGCGGGAAAACGGCGCTGGCGGTGGCGATGGCGCGGGCGCTTGGAGGCGAGATCATCAGCGCCGATTCGATGCAGGTGTATCGACATCTGGATGCGGGGACGGCGAAGCCCGGTGCGGCGGAGCGTGCGGCGGCGGTGCATCATCTGATCGACATCGTGGAGCCGACGGAGAGTTGGACGGTGGCGCACTGGCTGGAGCGGGCGGAGGCGCTGATCGCGGACATGCACGGGCGCGGCGTCGTGCCGATCGTCGTGGGGGGGACGAATCTATATGTGAAGGCGCTTTTGGAGGGCATGTTCGACGGCCCGCCGGCGGACGAAGCTTTCCGCGCCGCAATGGCGAACGTGTCTTCGACCGAACTACACAAGCGGCTCGCGGCGATCGACCGTGACGCGGCGGATCGCATCGACCCGCAGGATCACAAGCGGCTCGTGCGGGCGCTGGAGGTGCATCATGCGACGGGACAGCCCATCAGCGTGCTCCAACAGCAATGGTCCGAGTCGGCGGACAAGACGTACCGCCACGACCCGATCATGATCGGGCTCAACTGGCCCCCGGAATTGATCAACCCGCGGATCAATGCGCGTGTCAGGCAGATGTTCGCCGCGGACAGCGGGCGGGAGGACCTGGTGGCGGAGACAAGCCGGCTCCTGGCAGCGGGCTTGCTCGGCCCGCAGGCCAAGGAAGCGATCGGGACCAAACAGGTGCTCGATCATCTGGCCGGTCGCTGCACGCGCGACGAGGCGATGGAGCGGGTCAAGATCGATACCCGCCGCTTCGCCAAGACGCAAAGGACTTGGCTCAAGCGGTATCGGCATGTCCACTGGCTCGACGCGGGGGCGCTTCCCCCCGCCGAACTGGCCGACCAGGCCATCCAAATCGCCCGCCGGGAGCTGGGTCAGAGCCGATAAGCGAACGAACCGAACGGGGGTCGAATTCGTAAATGCCATATGTGACAGTAATTTACGTTGCCGCCTTGACAAATGCCCGCTGATGCATTCAATTCCACGGCCCGGCGGAACCGCAATTCCGACTGGAACCGGACCGGGTCACGAACCGATAGACGCACTGGTGCCATGGCTAAAAAGACGCAAAAATCGACGACCCAAAAGGCCTCGACCGGCAAGTCCGGGGGGCGTGCGGATGGCGCGACCGATGCGGCCGGAAAGCACCTGGTCATCGTCGAATCCCCCGCCAAGGCCAAGACCATTAACAAATACCTCGGCCCGGGGTACGTCGTGAAGGCGTCCGTCGGCCACGTCCGCGACCTGCCCAAACGGAACCCCAAGGGTGTCAAGGCCCCCGTGCCCGGCGTCGACCTCGAAGCCGACTTCGCGCCGACCTATGAGGTCATCGAAGGCAAGGGCAAGACGATCACGGACCTGAAGCGGGCCGCCAAGTCCGCCTCCGACATCTGGCTCGCCACCGACTT
Proteins encoded in this window:
- the miaA gene encoding tRNA (adenosine(37)-N6)-dimethylallyltransferase MiaA codes for the protein MSEQRRDRMVVIVGPTAGGKTALAVAMARALGGEIISADSMQVYRHLDAGTAKPGAAERAAAVHHLIDIVEPTESWTVAHWLERAEALIADMHGRGVVPIVVGGTNLYVKALLEGMFDGPPADEAFRAAMANVSSTELHKRLAAIDRDAADRIDPQDHKRLVRALEVHHATGQPISVLQQQWSESADKTYRHDPIMIGLNWPPELINPRINARVRQMFAADSGREDLVAETSRLLAAGLLGPQAKEAIGTKQVLDHLAGRCTRDEAMERVKIDTRRFAKTQRTWLKRYRHVHWLDAGALPPAELADQAIQIARRELGQSR
- a CDS encoding YjbQ family protein, with product MKTFTVSTRSRDQMVQITDRVRRIVAEAGVTDGTVIVYVPHTTAGVTINENADPDVVHDFLKQLDVMVPWRQPFYQHGEGNSASHVKASMMGSSVTVLIDGGELVLGTWQGIWFCEFDGPRERKVHVKVGAG